In the genome of Solibacillus silvestris, one region contains:
- a CDS encoding transcriptional repressor CcpN — protein sequence MQIVKENGPITGEHIAERLGLTRATLRPDLAILTMAGFLDARPRVGYFYAGKKTTAAFTESMLNLKVKDFQSIPVVVPDDMTVYDAIIHMFSEDVGTLFVIDKDEILQGVLSRKDLLRSSIGTQDLNKMPVHIIMTRMPNIAYCVNSDSLIVAAKKLIEREIDSMPVVEETERGLVITGRLTKTNITRAFISLAETHDL from the coding sequence TTGCAAATTGTAAAAGAAAATGGCCCTATTACGGGCGAACATATCGCAGAGCGCCTTGGATTAACGCGCGCTACTTTGAGACCTGATCTAGCTATACTAACGATGGCTGGATTTTTAGATGCGCGTCCACGTGTGGGCTACTTCTATGCAGGAAAAAAAACAACGGCAGCCTTTACGGAATCAATGCTGAATTTAAAAGTGAAAGATTTCCAGTCAATCCCGGTAGTTGTTCCCGATGATATGACGGTGTATGATGCGATTATCCATATGTTTTCCGAGGATGTCGGAACACTATTCGTTATTGATAAAGATGAAATATTACAAGGTGTGCTATCTCGAAAAGATTTACTGCGTTCCAGTATCGGAACACAGGATTTAAATAAAATGCCTGTGCATATAATAATGACGAGAATGCCGAACATCGCCTATTGTGTTAATTCGGATTCATTAATCGTGGCGGCTAAAAAGTTAATAGAACGAGAAATCGATTCCATGCCGGTTGTTGAAGAAACAGAGCGGGGATTAGTCATTACCGGGCGGTTAACGAAGACGAATATTACACGTGCGTTTATTTCGTTAGCAGAAACGCATGATTTATAG
- a CDS encoding RNA polymerase subunit sigma (sigma factors are initiation factors that promote the attachment of RNA polymerase to specific initiation sites and are then released; primary sigma factor of bacterium), whose amino-acid sequence MADKSKHSKDTVVNGVSLEQVKKQLLAKAKQVGEMSMKEISDTLAFFELENEEIFNFADEIEKNDVTVEGKEEFEEEALSKQESSEEAFDLNDLSVPPGVKINDPVRMYLKEIGRVDLLSADQEIRLAERIEQGDEEARKRLAEANLRLVVSIAKRYVGRGMLFLDLIQEGNMGLIKAVEKFDHRKGFKFSTYATWWIRQAITRAIADQARTIRIPVHMVETINKLIRVQRQLLQDLGREPSPEEIGEEMDLTPEKVREILKIAQEPVSLETPIGEEDDSHLGDFIEDSEAQSPSDHAAYELLKEQLEDVLDTLTDREENVLRLRFGLDDGRTRTLEEVGKVFGVTRERIRQIEAKALRKLRHPSRSKRLKDFLE is encoded by the coding sequence ATGGCGGACAAGTCAAAACATTCAAAAGATACGGTAGTGAACGGGGTTTCATTAGAGCAGGTAAAAAAGCAACTTTTAGCTAAAGCAAAACAGGTTGGCGAAATGTCAATGAAGGAAATCTCTGATACATTAGCATTTTTTGAACTGGAGAACGAAGAGATTTTCAACTTTGCCGATGAAATCGAAAAAAATGATGTAACAGTTGAAGGAAAAGAAGAATTTGAAGAAGAAGCACTTTCTAAGCAAGAATCAAGTGAAGAAGCTTTCGACTTAAATGATTTAAGTGTTCCTCCTGGCGTTAAAATTAATGACCCGGTACGTATGTATTTAAAAGAAATCGGACGTGTGGATTTACTTTCCGCAGATCAGGAAATTCGTTTGGCGGAACGTATTGAACAAGGTGACGAAGAAGCACGTAAACGTCTGGCAGAAGCTAATTTACGTCTTGTAGTTTCGATTGCTAAACGCTATGTAGGTCGTGGAATGTTGTTCTTGGATCTTATTCAAGAAGGAAATATGGGTCTGATTAAAGCAGTTGAAAAATTTGACCACCGTAAAGGGTTCAAGTTCTCGACTTATGCAACTTGGTGGATTCGTCAAGCGATTACACGTGCGATTGCAGACCAGGCCCGCACAATCCGTATTCCAGTACACATGGTTGAAACAATCAACAAATTAATCCGTGTACAACGTCAGCTTCTTCAGGATTTAGGCCGTGAACCATCTCCGGAGGAAATTGGAGAAGAAATGGATTTAACACCTGAAAAAGTTCGTGAAATTTTAAAAATTGCACAAGAGCCTGTATCATTGGAAACTCCAATTGGGGAAGAAGATGATTCACATTTAGGTGATTTCATCGAAGACTCAGAAGCACAATCTCCTTCTGATCATGCAGCATATGAGTTATTGAAGGAACAGTTGGAAGACGTGCTGGATACATTAACAGACCGTGAAGAAAACGTATTGCGTTTACGTTTTGGTTTAGATGACGGCCGTACGCGAACTTTGGAAGAAGTAGGTAAAGTGTTTGGCGTTACACGTGAACGTATTCGTCAAATCGAGGCGAAAGCATTACGTAAACTTCGTCATCCATCTCGCTCAAAACGCTTAAAAGATTTCTTAGAATAA
- a CDS encoding SAM-dependent methyltransferase: MNAQKLSKRLETVASFVPTGAIVADIGSDHAYLPCYLVHKGIAARAVAGEVVKGPYESAVKQVRTEGLTDKITVRMADGLAAVEEADEITAVTIAGMGGPLIVSILEKHPQALKSVTRLILQPNIHAKAIREWAMENGWAIQDEVILEEDGKIYEVLVLQRGEMKLNEAQTLLGPKLMETKVPVFIEKWSREIANWQRVQQAISEAEKTPDNQEKYEQLTHYIKMVQEAIA, encoded by the coding sequence ATGAACGCACAAAAACTTTCAAAACGACTGGAAACTGTCGCTTCATTTGTACCGACAGGAGCAATTGTAGCGGATATCGGAAGTGACCATGCCTACCTGCCATGTTATTTAGTGCATAAAGGTATTGCTGCACGTGCAGTAGCGGGTGAGGTTGTAAAAGGACCTTATGAATCAGCTGTAAAACAAGTTCGCACTGAAGGCTTAACAGATAAAATTACAGTACGCATGGCAGATGGTCTGGCGGCTGTTGAAGAAGCGGATGAAATTACAGCCGTTACAATTGCAGGGATGGGCGGACCATTGATCGTGTCCATTTTAGAAAAGCATCCACAAGCTTTAAAATCGGTAACCCGTTTAATTTTACAGCCGAATATTCATGCAAAGGCCATCCGTGAATGGGCCATGGAAAATGGCTGGGCAATCCAGGATGAAGTCATTTTAGAAGAGGATGGGAAAATTTATGAGGTCCTTGTATTACAGCGCGGTGAAATGAAATTAAACGAAGCGCAAACTTTGCTTGGACCGAAGCTGATGGAAACAAAAGTACCTGTTTTCATTGAAAAGTGGTCACGTGAAATCGCGAATTGGCAACGTGTTCAACAAGCAATTTCAGAAGCGGAAAAAACACCTGATAATCAGGAAAAGTATGAACAACTTACACATTACATTAAAATGGTACAGGAGGCGATTGCGTGA
- a CDS encoding DNA primase — protein MAGKIPEHVIEQIRSQSDIVDVISDYMQLTKRGRNYFGLCPFHGEQTPSFSVSSDKQIFHCFGCGAGGNAITFVMDMEHLSFPDALIKLSQRAGIPLEMELSTDQSMSNSPISKKEQQMREAHTFAVEFYHHILMNTEDGEPALNYLLERGFTREQIETHQIGWALPNWDTLSILLERKGYDPEEMAESGLIIRKESDDSYFDRFRGRIMFPIRDENGKTIAFSGRILNSDGEDAKYLNSPETPIFHKSQVLYNLDKARASIRKSRQVILMEGFIDVLAANQAGIYNAVATMGTSLTPQHITKLKRLVQQITICYDGDNAGFEAAKRAAQMLHQEQIKVEVAVLPDKLDPDEYIRTHGQEAFKNQIIEKPHAYIAFMMMHAKRGKNFQFENDTLQYIQEVLETLKNNTSPTERDLYIRQLANETNISHEAISTQLRKMVADNVKEQKRDQKMVEEPTVLLQRERKKDATDRAESILLAHMLHDVNIVNKVLREGNNEPFIHEEYLSVFVRLIGFYEEYEMADFHRFVEVLDDHDLRKIVMDAALLERDPDNGEAEIIDCLKQIEKRRLELKIEQLKHDQKEAEKMHEHRRALEIAQQIINLNRKIKMGV, from the coding sequence ATGGCTGGAAAAATACCCGAACATGTGATTGAACAAATTCGTTCGCAGTCCGATATAGTCGATGTCATTAGCGATTATATGCAGTTAACGAAAAGAGGGCGCAACTATTTTGGATTATGTCCATTCCATGGTGAGCAAACACCCTCTTTTTCCGTATCCAGCGATAAACAGATATTTCACTGTTTTGGCTGTGGGGCAGGAGGAAACGCCATTACCTTTGTAATGGATATGGAACATCTGTCGTTTCCGGATGCACTCATTAAACTAAGTCAACGTGCGGGAATCCCGCTTGAAATGGAATTGTCGACCGATCAATCGATGTCGAATTCGCCCATTTCAAAAAAAGAGCAGCAAATGCGAGAGGCTCATACGTTTGCAGTGGAGTTTTATCATCATATTTTAATGAATACAGAAGATGGCGAACCTGCATTAAATTATTTGCTTGAAAGAGGATTTACACGTGAGCAAATCGAAACACATCAGATAGGATGGGCGTTACCGAACTGGGACACGCTGTCCATCTTACTGGAGCGCAAAGGATATGATCCGGAAGAAATGGCCGAAAGCGGTCTGATCATTCGTAAAGAAAGTGATGATAGCTACTTTGACCGTTTCCGGGGACGGATTATGTTTCCGATTCGAGATGAAAATGGAAAAACGATTGCATTTTCAGGCAGGATTTTGAATTCCGATGGCGAAGATGCTAAGTACTTAAATAGTCCTGAAACGCCGATCTTCCATAAAAGTCAAGTACTTTATAATTTGGATAAGGCGCGGGCATCCATTCGTAAATCAAGACAAGTAATTTTAATGGAAGGCTTTATTGATGTTTTAGCAGCAAACCAGGCGGGCATATACAATGCTGTAGCAACGATGGGTACGTCTCTTACGCCCCAGCATATTACAAAGCTCAAACGCTTAGTTCAGCAAATTACGATTTGCTATGATGGTGATAATGCTGGTTTTGAGGCTGCCAAGCGCGCTGCACAAATGCTTCATCAAGAACAGATTAAAGTTGAGGTCGCTGTTTTACCAGATAAACTTGATCCGGACGAATATATTCGTACACACGGACAAGAGGCATTTAAAAATCAAATAATAGAAAAGCCGCACGCGTATATTGCATTTATGATGATGCATGCGAAACGCGGCAAAAATTTCCAATTTGAAAATGACACACTTCAATACATTCAAGAAGTTCTGGAAACATTAAAAAATAATACTTCTCCAACTGAACGTGATTTATACATTCGCCAATTGGCAAATGAAACAAATATTTCCCATGAGGCAATCAGCACCCAATTAAGAAAAATGGTCGCGGATAATGTAAAAGAGCAGAAACGCGATCAAAAAATGGTGGAAGAACCAACTGTCCTACTCCAAAGGGAGCGTAAAAAAGACGCAACAGACCGTGCCGAAAGTATACTTTTAGCACATATGTTGCATGATGTAAATATTGTGAATAAAGTTCTCAGAGAGGGAAATAACGAACCTTTCATCCATGAGGAATATTTATCCGTATTTGTACGTTTAATTGGTTTTTATGAAGAATATGAAATGGCTGATTTCCATCGATTCGTCGAAGTGTTGGATGATCATGATTTACGAAAAATCGTGATGGATGCTGCGTTACTTGAGCGTGACCCTGATAATGGTGAAGCGGAAATAATTGATTGTTTAAAGCAAATCGAAAAACGCCGATTAGAACTTAAGATTGAACAATTAAAGCACGATCAAAAAGAAGCAGAAAAAATGCATGAGCATAGACGAGCACTTGAGATTGCCCAACAAATAATTAACTTAAATAGAAAGATAAAAATGGGCGTTTAA
- a CDS encoding cytochrome C551 translates to MRNNPLIPYVLIMAFGIGLIFFMSFEGAADKNSADGEHSGETAELNGEDIAQKNCISCHGGDLTGGGGPSIVGLDAEHIKDFALNGSDNGMMPPVLKNEAEADAVAEYISGL, encoded by the coding sequence ATGAGAAACAATCCACTTATTCCTTACGTACTTATCATGGCATTCGGTATCGGACTAATTTTCTTCATGTCATTTGAGGGTGCAGCTGATAAAAACAGTGCGGACGGCGAACATTCAGGGGAAACTGCTGAATTAAATGGTGAAGATATTGCTCAAAAGAACTGTATTTCGTGCCACGGTGGTGATTTAACTGGTGGTGGAGGTCCTTCAATCGTTGGATTAGATGCTGAGCATATTAAAGACTTCGCATTAAATGGTTCGGATAACGGTATGATGCCGCCAGTTCTTAAAAACGAAGCGGAAGCAGATGCGGTAGCTGAGTATATTTCAGGTTTATAA
- a CDS encoding CoA-transferase: MRPLDNVKILDLSRVYAAPAGTMILADLGAEVIRVEHPAGSDSMRGWGPFINGESTYYICANRNKKSITLNLKDQSDKEVLLDLVKKADVIIDNFKAGDMKKMGLDYEQLKQINPRIIQCSVTGFGQTGPLAAEPGFDPVIQAMSGLMDVTGHPDGEATKVGVPIADILTSHYVVIGILSALRMRDMTGKGQFIDLALLDVQMSSLANVASAYLNTGFKSNRLGNQHNNVAPYQVFECSDGPLMFCVGTEDQFKKFCQMINREGWVTDERFKTNSLRKQNEDVLAAYISDITKTKTRDEWLELLQQYKIPGGRVNTIEEAFQQPQVVARNLVGEIEHPSYGTVKFVKNPLQHSELNISYEYGAPQLGEHTDDLLKINKN; encoded by the coding sequence ATGCGCCCATTGGATAATGTTAAAATATTGGATTTATCGCGTGTGTATGCTGCTCCGGCAGGAACGATGATTTTAGCGGATTTAGGTGCTGAAGTCATTCGGGTCGAGCATCCGGCTGGTTCGGATAGTATGCGTGGTTGGGGACCATTTATAAATGGGGAAAGCACGTATTATATTTGTGCGAATCGCAATAAAAAATCAATCACATTAAATTTAAAAGACCAGTCCGATAAAGAAGTACTGCTTGATTTAGTAAAAAAAGCGGATGTCATTATCGATAATTTTAAAGCGGGCGATATGAAGAAGATGGGGCTCGATTATGAGCAGCTTAAGCAAATTAATCCGCGAATTATTCAATGCTCGGTGACCGGATTTGGTCAGACCGGGCCGCTCGCTGCAGAGCCGGGATTTGATCCGGTTATTCAGGCAATGAGCGGATTAATGGATGTAACGGGACATCCTGATGGAGAAGCGACAAAAGTAGGGGTGCCAATTGCAGATATTTTAACATCCCACTATGTTGTAATTGGGATACTGTCGGCATTAAGAATGCGTGACATGACGGGCAAAGGTCAATTTATTGATCTGGCACTGCTAGATGTACAAATGAGTTCACTCGCTAATGTTGCAAGCGCATATTTGAATACCGGTTTCAAGTCGAACCGTCTTGGCAACCAGCATAATAACGTAGCGCCATATCAGGTGTTTGAATGTTCGGATGGCCCGCTCATGTTTTGTGTCGGCACTGAAGATCAGTTCAAAAAGTTTTGCCAGATGATTAATCGCGAGGGCTGGGTGACAGATGAGCGATTTAAAACAAATTCATTGCGCAAACAAAATGAAGACGTACTAGCAGCATATATTTCCGATATTACCAAAACGAAAACCCGTGATGAATGGCTCGAGCTTTTGCAGCAGTATAAAATTCCTGGCGGACGTGTCAACACAATAGAGGAGGCGTTTCAGCAGCCGCAAGTTGTCGCCCGGAATCTAGTAGGCGAAATCGAACATCCGTCATACGGGACAGTGAAATTTGTGAAAAACCCTTTACAACATTCGGAGCTTAATATTTCCTATGAATACGGGGCACCGCAGTTAGGGGAACATACGGATGATTTGTTGAAAATTAATAAAAATTAG
- a CDS encoding phosphoenolpyruvate synthase regulatory protein → MKKLTIFVVSDSVGETGEAAVKAVVSQFRPNFEKVRIRKFPHIANVDVLEKIVQIAIANEATIVFTLVEKQMRQALQKIASEYKVHAIDLLGSMLDLIETSFDEMPLQKPGLVHQLDDDYFKKIEAIEFAVKYDDGQDPRGILLADIVLVGVSRTSKTPLSQYLAHKRYKVANVPLVPEVEPPIELMQIDPKKCFGLVITPEKLNNIRKERLITLGLTENAFYAQHSRIEQEISYFYSIVDKIGCRTIDVTNRAVEETAHKIIDMLELDC, encoded by the coding sequence ATGAAAAAATTGACTATATTTGTTGTGTCAGATTCGGTCGGTGAAACTGGAGAAGCTGCTGTGAAAGCAGTAGTAAGCCAGTTTCGGCCAAATTTCGAAAAAGTAAGGATTCGAAAGTTTCCTCATATTGCGAATGTTGATGTACTGGAAAAAATTGTCCAAATTGCGATTGCAAATGAGGCAACCATTGTTTTTACGCTAGTTGAAAAGCAGATGAGACAGGCACTTCAAAAAATTGCAAGTGAATATAAAGTGCATGCAATCGACTTATTGGGGTCGATGCTTGATTTGATCGAAACTTCTTTTGATGAAATGCCATTGCAAAAGCCTGGACTTGTACATCAATTGGATGATGATTATTTTAAAAAGATCGAAGCGATTGAATTTGCTGTTAAATATGATGACGGCCAGGACCCGCGCGGCATTTTGTTGGCGGATATTGTGTTGGTCGGTGTATCAAGAACATCCAAAACTCCTTTATCGCAATATTTGGCGCATAAACGATATAAAGTGGCAAACGTGCCGCTTGTTCCGGAAGTGGAACCCCCTATAGAATTAATGCAAATCGATCCGAAAAAATGTTTTGGGTTAGTCATTACACCGGAAAAGCTCAATAATATCCGGAAAGAGCGCTTAATAACTTTAGGATTAACGGAAAATGCATTTTATGCGCAACATAGTAGAATTGAGCAGGAAATTAGCTATTTTTATAGTATTGTTGATAAAATAGGTTGTCGAACGATTGATGTGACGAATCGTGCTGTCGAAGAAACAGCGCACAAAATAATTGATATGCTAGAGCTTGATTGTTGA
- a CDS encoding transcriptional regulator translates to MEQQKFEKMYLMQTVQKTIVILRAFTKEQPKLSLTELNKKTGIGLSSLQRFVATLVYEGFLIRDDRTKQYQLGLSLIHLGKLVEEESSIITIAQPILQQLNKATKESISMSIIDGNERRCIMNIESSYALSARNHVGDTSPLYAGASAKSLLAFLPQEEIDQYLDEVAMEHVTENTVVDREQLLEQLQEIRKQQYVFTRAERIIGACSFSTAIISNGRPVASIAIIIPEARFDEEQFDELRELILHAKFDIEKQLNK, encoded by the coding sequence GTGGAACAACAAAAATTTGAAAAAATGTATTTAATGCAAACAGTTCAAAAAACAATTGTAATATTGCGTGCCTTTACGAAAGAACAGCCAAAGCTTTCTTTAACTGAATTAAATAAAAAGACAGGAATCGGGCTATCTAGCTTGCAACGCTTTGTTGCCACACTAGTGTATGAAGGTTTTTTAATCCGGGATGATCGGACGAAGCAGTATCAGCTTGGCCTATCGTTAATCCACTTAGGGAAGCTAGTTGAGGAAGAATCAAGCATCATTACGATTGCACAGCCCATTCTCCAGCAGCTGAACAAAGCGACGAAAGAAAGTATTTCGATGAGCATTATTGACGGTAATGAGCGCCGCTGTATTATGAATATCGAGAGTTCATATGCTTTATCGGCACGTAATCATGTTGGGGATACTTCACCGCTCTATGCCGGAGCCTCTGCTAAATCATTGCTGGCCTTTTTACCGCAGGAAGAAATTGATCAGTATTTGGATGAAGTGGCGATGGAGCACGTAACGGAAAATACGGTTGTCGATCGCGAGCAGTTGTTGGAGCAGCTGCAGGAAATTCGAAAACAGCAATATGTTTTTACACGTGCAGAACGTATTATCGGTGCCTGCTCATTCAGTACGGCGATAATTTCTAACGGGCGGCCGGTTGCATCGATTGCAATTATTATTCCGGAAGCGCGCTTTGATGAAGAGCAGTTTGATGAATTACGTGAACTCATTTTACATGCAAAATTCGATATTGAAAAACAGCTGAATAAATAA
- a CDS encoding glycine--tRNA ligase (Catalyzes a two-step reaction, first charging a glycine molecule by linking its carboxyl group to the alpha-phosphate of ATP, followed by transfer of the aminoacyl-adenylate to its tRNA) has translation MAEKSMETIVSLAKHRGFVFPGSDIYGGLANTWDYGPLGVELKNNVKKAWWLKFVQESEHNVGLDAAILMNPKAWVASGHVGNFNDPMIDCKACKARHRADKLIEDASLTKTGKEIIVDGMTFDQMKEKMEELEVACPDCGKIDFTDIRQFNLMFKTHQGVTESSSNEIYLRPETAQGIFVNFKNVQRSMRKKTPFGIAQIGKSFRNEITPGNFTFRTREFEQMELEFFCKPGEDLEWHSYWKEFCKNWLLALGMKEDSMRLRDHEDDELSHYSNATTDIEFRFPFGWGELWGIADRTDYDLKQHMEHSGEDFTYIDPVSNERYVPYCIEPSLGADRVTLAFLCDAYEEEQLEGDDTRTVLRFHPALAPFKAAVLPLSKKLSEEAGDVWADLRKAFPVDYDESQSIGKRYRRQDEIGTPFCITYDFDSKEDGQVTVRHRDSMEQIRMPIAEVKAYIEKHLQF, from the coding sequence ATGGCAGAAAAATCAATGGAGACAATTGTATCATTAGCAAAACACCGCGGATTCGTATTTCCTGGATCTGATATTTATGGTGGTTTAGCAAACACTTGGGATTACGGTCCACTTGGTGTAGAACTTAAAAACAACGTAAAAAAAGCTTGGTGGCTAAAATTCGTTCAGGAATCAGAACATAACGTAGGCTTGGATGCTGCAATTTTGATGAATCCTAAAGCATGGGTTGCATCTGGTCACGTAGGTAACTTCAACGACCCGATGATCGACTGTAAAGCATGTAAAGCGCGTCACCGTGCAGATAAATTGATTGAAGATGCTTCTTTAACAAAAACAGGCAAAGAAATTATCGTTGACGGTATGACTTTCGATCAAATGAAAGAAAAAATGGAAGAGCTTGAAGTAGCTTGTCCTGACTGCGGAAAAATCGACTTCACAGATATCCGCCAATTCAACTTAATGTTCAAAACGCACCAAGGTGTAACTGAATCTTCTTCAAACGAAATCTACCTTCGTCCTGAAACAGCACAAGGTATTTTCGTAAACTTTAAAAACGTTCAGCGTTCAATGCGTAAAAAAACACCATTCGGTATCGCACAAATCGGTAAATCTTTCCGAAATGAGATCACACCAGGTAACTTCACATTCCGTACTCGTGAATTCGAACAAATGGAACTTGAATTCTTCTGTAAACCGGGTGAAGATCTTGAATGGCACTCATACTGGAAAGAGTTCTGTAAAAACTGGCTTCTTGCATTAGGTATGAAAGAAGATTCAATGCGTTTACGTGACCATGAAGATGATGAGCTTTCACACTATTCAAATGCGACAACAGATATCGAATTCCGCTTCCCATTCGGATGGGGCGAACTATGGGGTATCGCAGACCGTACAGATTACGACTTAAAGCAGCATATGGAACATTCAGGTGAAGATTTCACTTACATCGATCCTGTTTCAAATGAGCGCTATGTACCATACTGCATCGAGCCATCATTAGGTGCAGACCGTGTAACATTGGCATTCTTATGTGATGCATATGAAGAAGAGCAATTAGAGGGCGATGATACGCGTACAGTATTACGCTTCCACCCTGCTCTAGCTCCATTTAAAGCAGCAGTATTGCCACTTTCTAAAAAGTTATCTGAAGAAGCTGGCGACGTTTGGGCTGACTTGCGTAAAGCATTCCCGGTTGATTACGATGAGTCACAATCGATCGGTAAACGTTACCGCCGCCAAGATGAAATCGGTACACCATTCTGTATTACGTACGATTTCGATTCAAAAGAAGACGGTCAAGTAACAGTTCGTCACCGCGATTCAATGGAACAAATCCGTATGCCGATCGCTGAAGTAAAAGCTTATATCGAAAAACATTTACAATTCTAA
- a CDS encoding acyl-CoA dehydrogenase — protein MHFDLTTEQAMLQKMIREFSDEVVAPGAIERDKTKAFPVEIFKELSNMGIMGLPFPEQYGGAGADTISFAIVTEELSRTCASTGITYSAHISLGGAPLHLFGTEAQKEKYLTPICTGESFGAFGLTEPNAGSDAGGTETTAVLDNGEFVINGSKVFITNASYAKHLALTAITNRDGNKKEISAIIVPTDAKGFTIKSEYEKMGLNASNTTELILENVRVPEENLLGVRGNGFKQFLTTLDGGRIGIAAMAVGIAQGALNKAVQYAKERKQFGKALADFQATQFKLADMEVKIQLARTFVYKAAWLKDQGRPFGKEAAIAKYYASEMAMEVCDEAIQIHGGYGYMKEYEVERFLRDAKLLEIGEGTSEVQKMVIARHIL, from the coding sequence ATGCATTTTGATTTAACAACTGAGCAAGCGATGTTACAAAAGATGATACGAGAGTTTTCGGATGAAGTAGTGGCACCAGGAGCAATCGAGCGTGATAAAACGAAAGCCTTCCCAGTAGAAATATTCAAAGAACTATCCAATATGGGCATTATGGGTCTGCCATTTCCAGAACAATATGGCGGGGCGGGTGCAGATACAATCAGCTTTGCGATCGTTACCGAAGAGTTGAGCCGTACATGTGCTTCTACAGGAATTACATATTCGGCACATATTTCATTAGGTGGTGCACCATTGCATTTATTCGGTACAGAAGCGCAGAAGGAAAAATACTTAACGCCGATCTGTACAGGTGAATCATTCGGCGCATTCGGTTTAACAGAGCCTAATGCCGGTTCTGATGCAGGTGGGACAGAAACTACCGCTGTGTTGGATAATGGAGAATTTGTCATTAACGGGTCGAAAGTTTTTATTACAAATGCAAGTTATGCCAAACATTTAGCGTTAACAGCTATTACAAATCGAGATGGAAACAAAAAAGAAATCAGCGCCATAATTGTACCGACTGATGCAAAAGGGTTTACGATTAAGTCGGAATACGAAAAAATGGGCTTAAATGCTTCGAATACAACGGAATTGATTTTAGAAAATGTCCGCGTTCCGGAAGAAAATTTACTTGGAGTCCGGGGGAATGGCTTTAAACAATTTTTAACGACGCTTGACGGAGGCCGGATCGGTATTGCGGCAATGGCAGTTGGAATTGCACAAGGCGCATTAAATAAAGCGGTTCAATATGCAAAAGAACGTAAGCAATTCGGAAAGGCACTGGCAGATTTTCAGGCAACGCAGTTTAAATTGGCTGATATGGAGGTAAAAATACAATTAGCGCGGACATTTGTGTATAAAGCGGCATGGTTGAAGGATCAGGGGCGTCCATTCGGCAAAGAGGCTGCTATCGCCAAATACTACGCTTCCGAGATGGCAATGGAAGTTTGCGATGAAGCCATTCAAATTCATGGCGGCTACGGCTATATGAAAGAATATGAAGTGGAACGCTTTTTACGGGATGCAAAACTGTTGGAAATTGGGGAAGGTACGTCTGAAGTACAGAAAATGGTAATTGCAAGACATATATTATGA